Proteins encoded in a region of the Tripterygium wilfordii isolate XIE 37 chromosome 21, ASM1340144v1, whole genome shotgun sequence genome:
- the LOC119988277 gene encoding BAG family molecular chaperone regulator 5, mitochondrial encodes MKSSRRCGFLSTTSSSVTYTFHNHHSILLPEEQTHTIPIESSTEHPIPITVHLPQQSQNEAAATKIQSSYRAHLIRTLYKIISTVNLEANHLQHLLQMQETVDAVRSSERERLRMNESLMALLLRLDSVRGIDPTVREARRKVSRRIVGMQEILDAVVEAKVGSGDDVVDYGAWGPPGNGGLWRDWDVVVAEMEEELCRERGGEEMERFCAQYLGFRCLQRFLRDP; translated from the coding sequence ATGAAATCCTCTCGTAGATGCGGCTTCTTATCCACTACCTCGTCTTCCGTCACCTACACTTTTCATAATCACCATTCTATCCTTCTACCCGAAGAACAAACCCACACAATCCCAATCGAGTCCTCCACCGAACACCCCATCCCAATCACCGTCCATCTCCctcaacaatcacaaaacgaGGCCGCTGCAACCAAGATCCAATCTAGCTACCGGGCACACCTAATTCGGACCCTCTACAAGATTATCTCAACCGTCAATTTGGAGGCTAACCATCTGCAGCACCTACTCCAGATGCAGGAGACAGTGGACGCCGTTCGGAGCAGTGAGAGGGAGAGGCTGAGAATGAACGAGTCGTTGATGGCGCTGTTACTAAGGCTGGATTCGGTCCGCGGGATTGATCCGACGGTTAGGGAGGCGAGGAGGAAAGTGAGCCGTCGGATCGTAGGGATGCAGGAAATTCTGGACGCGGTGGTTGAAGCGAAGGTCGGCAGCGGCGATGACGTCGTGGATTATGGGGCGTGGGGCCCACCTGGAAATGGGGGATTGTGGAGGGACTGGGATGTGGTGGTGGCAGAGATGGAGGAGGAGTTATGTAGGGAGAGAGGAGGGGAGGAAATGGAGAGGTTCTGTGCTCAGTATTTGGGGTTTCGGTGCTTGCAAAGGTTTCTGCGTGATCCCTGA